The DNA sequence TCGCGTTGGCGAGCAGCTTGGTGGTGGTCTCGTTGCCCGCCACCACCATGAGGAAGAGGAAGGACAGGATCTCGTCCTCGTCGAGCTTCTCCCCGTCGATCTCGGCGTCGATCAGCGCCGAGGTCAGGTCCTCGGTCCGCTCCTCACGCCGCTCGGCGACCATGCCCTGGTAGTAGGTGATGAGGTCGAGGGCCGCGACCATCGAGTCCTCGGGCACGTCCTGACCGCCCTCCTCGCGGTGCATGACCAGGTCTGCGAGCCGGCGGAGCTCGTCGCGGTCCGACTCGGGCACTCCCATCAGGTCCGAGATGACGTCCATCGGCAGCTTGCCCGCGTAGTCCTGGACGAAGTCGAACTCGCCGCCGTCGCGGGACTTGGCCAGGCATTCGTCCCAGTACCGACGGGAGATCCGCGCGATTCCCTCCGAGAGCGCGTCGACCCTCCGGGAGGTGAAGCCCTTGCTCACGAGTTTGCGCAGTCGCGCGTGCCTGGGGTCGTCCATCGCCAGGAAGGACATGGTCTTGTAGGCGTGCCGACCGTACGCCGCGGGGTCGAGGGAGACCCCCAGGGAGTTGGAGAACACGTCGGGTGCGCGGAACGCCTCACGGACGTCGGCATGCTTGCTCAGCGCCCAGAAATCGAGGTCCGGGTTGTGGTACACGGGGGCCTCGGCGCGCAACCGGGCGTAGAACGGGTACGGGTCCTCGTGGACCGCGTAGTCGTACGGGCTGAACACGAGCGGGGCGGGTGTCGCGGTGGTCATGTCTCGGGGTCACCTCAGGATGAGTCGGGCGGCGGACTCGATGGCGTCCGCCATGTCGGAGTAGGAGCCGTAGCCCATGCCTGCGCGGACGAGCGCGCCGGCGTAGACCATCTCCAGGGCGTCGATCACCTCGTCGTCGGCCTCATCACCCAGCGCGGCCGTCAGACGCCGACGGATGTCGGCACCGATCCGGATCCTCAGGTGGGACACCTCCGGATCGTCGCCCAGGAGGGCCGCGGTGACCGCCGAGGAGAGCTCGGGCTCGTCCGCCACCAGCAGCGCGACATCGCGCAGGACCGCCACCACCCTGTCCACCGTGGTGCCGGCCGAGGCGCCCTCGGTGACGTGGTCGCGGAGGCGTCGCCAGAACACCTCCGCGATGAGGTGGCCCTTGGAGGAGAAGTAGGTGTACGCGGTGGCCGGGGCGACGCCGGCCTTGGCCGCCACCGCCCGGACCGCGAGGCCGCCCGGCCCCTTCTCGCGCAAGACCTCGACGGCCGCGCTGGTGAGGCGGTCGACGGTCTCGGCCTGCTGGCCGTTGAGACGCCTTCGCGTGGATTCGAAACGCACGTCACTGGACATGTGTCTGGACAGTACACCACTGGCCGGACTATCGTCTAGACAGTTGTCTACCCACTGAATGTCCATCAACCCTGACGGAAGGCCCCCCGTGACGACGAGCACCACCTACGACGCCCCGCTCCTCATCGGCGGCGAGCTGCGCCCGGCCTCCGGGGGCGGCACGTTCGACGTCCTCAACCCCGCCACGGAGGAGGTGATCGGCCGCGCCGCCGACGCCGGCCCGGAGGACATGGCCGCCGCGATCGAGGCCGCCCGCACCGCGTTCGACACCACCACGTGGTCCACCGATCATGCCTTCCGCGCCTCGTGCCTGCGGCAGCTTCGGGACGCCCTGCAGGCCCACACCGAGGAGCTGCGCGCGCTGACCATCGCCGAGGTGGGCGCACCGCACATGTTCACCACCGGTCCCCAGCTGGAGGGGCCCGTCGCCGACCTGGGCTGGCTCGCCGACCTGGTCGAGGCCTACGACTGGGTCGAGGACCTCGGCGAGTCCGAGGTGATGGGGGTGCGTTCCCGCCGGACGACGCACCGGGAGGCGATCGGCGTGGTCGGTGCCATCACCCCGTGGAACTTCCCCAACCAGATCAACCTGGCCAAGATCGGGCCCGCGTTGGCCGCGGGATGCACCGTGGTGCTCAAGCCCGCCCCGGACACCCCGCTCATCGCCGCCGCGGTGGCCCGCATCGCCGCCGAGGAGACCGACATCCCCGCGGGCGTGCTCAACTTGGTCTCGTCCTCGGACCACGGGGTGGGTGCCCAGCTGAGCACCGACCCCCGCGTCGATCTGGTCTCGTTCACCGGATCCACCGCCACCGGCAAGAAGATCATGATGGCCGCGTCGGAGACCCTCAAGAAGGTCTTCCTCGAGCTGGGTGGCAAGTCCGCCGCCGTGGTCCTGGACGATGCGGACCTGAACGCCGCGTGCTTCATGACGGCCCTCAACGCCTGCACCCACGCCGGTCAGGGCTGCGCCCTCACCACGCGCCTGCTGGTGCCGCGCGAGAAGTACGACGAGGCCGTCGACGCCGCCAAGGGCGCGATGGCCGCCTTCGCGCCGGGCGACCCCACCGACCCCGGCACCCTGTGCGGGCCGGTGATCTCCGCGGTCCAGCGCGAGCGGGTCGAGGGGTACATCGCCCTGGCCGTGGAGGAGGGCGGCACCATCGAGATCGGCGGCGGTCGCCCCTCCGGCGAGGAGAAGTCGAGGGGCTTCTGGGTGGAGCCCACGCTGATCTCCGGACTCGACAACACCGCGCGGGTGGCCCGGGAGGAGATCTTCGGACCCGTGCTCGTGGTCATCCCCCACGACGGCGACGAGGACGCGATCCGGATCGCCAACGACTCCCCCTACGGACTCTCCGGCGCCGTGTGGGGCACCGACCCCCGGCGGATCGAGAAGGTCGTCGCGGGGATCCGCACCGGGACCCTGGGGGTGAACGGCGGCGTCTGGTACGGCGCCGACGTCCCGTTCGGCGGCTACAAGCAGTCGGGCATCGGCCGCGAGATGGGCCGGCAGGGCTTCGAGGAGTACCTCGAGACCAAGTCCGTGGCGTCTCCGGCCTGACATTCCACCCCCACCCGAACCACCACCCCTGACGAGAAGGAAGAGACCACAGATATGGGACGTTTTGACGGTAAGTCCGTGATCGTGACCGGCGCGGCCGGCGGGATCGGCGAGGAGTACGCCAAGGCCCTCGCCGCGGAGGGCGCGAAGGTCGTGGTGGCCGACGTCTCGGACACCGAGGGACAGCGCGTGGCGCAGGAGATCACCGCGGCCGGTGGGGAGGCGTTCTTCCAACACACCGACGTCTCCGACCCGGACTCGGCCGGGGCCTGCGCCGAGTCCGCCGTGGACAGGTTCGGCCGGCTGGACATGCTGGTCAACAACGCCGCGATCTTCGGCGGGATGAAACTCGACTTCCTCATCACCGTGCCGTGGGACTACTACGAGAAGTTCATGTCGGTGAACCTGAACGGTCAGCTGATCATGGTCCGCGCCTGCTGGGAGAAGATGGCGGCCGCCGGCGGTGGCGCCATCGTCAACCAGTCCTCCACCGCCGCGTGGCTCTACTCGGGCTTCTACGGCCTGGCCAAGGTGGGTGTCAACGGCCTCACCCAGCAGTTGGCCACCGAACTGGGCGGGTCCAACATCCGCATCAACGCGATCGCGCCCGGCCCGATCGACACCGAGGCCAACCGCTCGACCACCCCCCAGTCCATCGTCAAGGACATGGTGGACAAGCTCCCGCTCAAGAGGATGGGACAGCCGGAGGACCTGGTCGGGATGCTGCTCTTCCTGCTCTCGGACGAGGCGTCGTGGATCACCGGTCAGATCTTCAACGTCGACGGCGGACAGGTCATCAGGTCGTGAGCGTGAACCCGGCCGACATCTCCGGGCAGGGCGCCGGAGCCGCACCCGTGGGTCCGGGCTCCCCGGAGGACTCCCCCGCGCCCGTCGGGTTCATCGGGCTGGGCAACATGGGCGCGCCCATCGCCCGTCGGTTGCTGTCGTGGCCCGGCGGCCTGGTCGTCTGCGACGTCCGCCCCGAGGCGACCGAACCGTTCACCGCGGAGGGGGCCACCTCCGGCGCGACACCGGCCGAGGTGGCCCGGACGGCCAGACTCGTCTCGGTGACGGTTCTCGACGACGCGCAGGTCCGTGACGTCGTCGACGGCCCCGACGGGATCCTGCGCACGGCCGGTCCGGGAACGGTGGTGGCGGTCCATTCCACCATCTCCGACTCCACGGCCGTAGAGCTCGCCAGGGCGTGCGGAACGCACGGCGTACACCTGGTGGACGCCCCGGTCTCGGGCGGGGCACCAGGCGCGGAAAAGGGGGAGCTCGCGGTGATGGTGGGCGGGACGCGCGAGGTCTACGAGGCCTGCAAGCCCGTCTTCGCGCTGTGGGCCGCGCTGCCGGTCCACGCCGGCGAGGTGGGGGCGGGTACGCGGATGAAGCTGGCCCGCAACCTGCTGCACTTCATCTCGTTCACCGCCGCCGCCGAGGCTTCCCGATTGGCGGAGGCCGCGGGACTCGACATCGCCAAGCTGGGCCGCGTGGTGCGGCACACCGACGCCATCACCGGTGGCGCCGGCGCGGTGATGTTGCGGGACACCACCGCGCCGATCGCCCCCGACGACTTCTGGCACGGTGTCTTCACCCACGTCCGGGGCCTCGGCGAGAAGGACCTCTCACTGGCCCTGGATCTCGGGCAGCGGCTGGAGGTGGACCTGCCGCTCGGGACCATCGCGTTGCGCGACCTGGGCTCCGGTTTCGGCGTGGGGCCGGGAGAGATCGCCCGCCGCGCCGCGGGCGCGCCCGGGGATGACGGCGGTATCACCGACGACGACGAGGGAGCACGATGAGCGACACGGCAGAATCCGGGATGTCCCCGGAGCGCGAGCGCGGGCTGGCCATGATGACCGAGGTCTACGGCTTCGAGATGACCGACGGGCCGGGTGACTACTTCGCCGAGACCGCGGACCACCTGTTCGGGCGCGTGTGGTCCCGACCCGGTCTGAGCCACCGCGACCGCCGCCTGCTCCTGCTGGGCGCGCTCACCGCTCAGGGGAACACGGACATCGCCGACATCCAGGTGGGCGCCGCGCTGGGCAACGGCGAGCTGACACCCGAGGAACTGGAGGAGATCGTGCTGTTCCTCTGCTACTACGCGGGCTGGCCGAACGGCACCAAGCTGGGCAACGTGGTGGGCCCGCACGTCGCGCGCGCCCGGAAGGCCGCCCGGCGGGCCGAGGCGGGGAACGATGGCCGCGACTGAGCGCCCGGCCGAGGGCGGGGATCGCGGGCGGAGTCATGAGCGATAGGTTTGTGCCATGACCGCTCCCGAGATCGACCAGGCGCTGCTCGACGTGGCGCTCGCCGCCCCCGGCTTCATGCCGCTGGACGAGGGCCGCACCCTCTACGAGATCGCCTGCGAGTACCTGGGCGACGGCGTGGGCGTCGAGATCGGCACCTACTGCGGCCGGTCCACCGTGTTCCTCGGCGCGGCCGCACGGGTGACCGGCGGCAGCATCGTCACCGTCGACCACCACCGAGGGTCCGAGGAACACCAGCCCGGGTGGGAGTACCACGACACCGCGCTCGTCGACCCCCACACCGGCCGCCTGGAGACCCTCGTGGCGTTCCGGCACACGATCTGGGACGCGGGACTGGACGATGTGGTGACCGCCGCGGTGGGCACGTCGCGCCAGGTCGCGCGGATCTGGGGCACGCCGGCCTCGTTCGTGTTCATCGACGGGGGTCACTCCTCCGAGGCCGCGCAGGCCGACTACGAGGGCTGGGCCCCGTGGGTCGCGGTGGGCGGGGCCCTGTTGATCCACGACGTCTTCCCGAACCCCGAGGACGGCGGACGCCCGCCCTACGAGATCTACTGCCGCGCCCTGGAGTCCGGGCAGTTCACCGAGGTCCGCGCGGTGGACTCGCTGCGCGTCCTGCGGCGCGACTCGGGCGAGGTCGGCTCGCCCATGCCGTAGGGCCCGCACCACCGGCCCGCACGGCGGCTCACACCGCCCACCGGCCGCCCGCGCTCCAGGCGTCACCCGAGCCCGGGCGGCCGCGCCGTGTGTGGAGGAACCTGCCGACCACGGCGGCCCCGAGGTCGTCGACGTCCGGGGCCACCACGGTGCCGCCGACCCGGCGGGCCAGCGCGTCGAGAAAGCGACCGAGCCCGGGGTCGTCGCCGAGCCGGAAGAACGTGGTCTGCGCACCGAACCGCGCCACGCGGTCCAACTCGTCGACGGTCGTGCGGATGGTCTCCGGTGCGGGTGGGTAGCCGAACCACGGCTCCCCGCTGCCCAGGAGATGAGCTGTGGGCTCGCCGTCGGTGACGATGAGCAGGACCGGCTGCATCGACGGGTGTCTCCGGAAGAACCGGCCGGCCAGGAGTAGGGCGTGGTGGAGGTTGGTGCCCATCTCGTACTCCGCGTCGAGGGAGAGCAGGTCCTCCACCGTCCGGGTCCGGGCGAAGCGGCCGAACGAGATGAGTTGGAGCGTGTCCTGCCGGAACCGCGTACTCACGAGGTGGTGCAGGGCCAGCGCGGTGCGCTTCATCGGGACCCATCGGCCCTCCATGGCCATCGAGAACGACGTGTCGACCAGCAGCGCGACGGCGGCCTGGGTCCGCGACTCCGTCTCCCTGACCTCGATGTCGTCCGGCAGCAGCCGGATTCCCTGTCCCGGGTCCCCACCCTCGGCCACGACCCGGGACAGGGCGTTGGTGACGGTCCGCGGCACGTCCCACGACTCCACGTCACCGAACCGCCAGGCGCGGCTCGCTCCCGTCTGGTCCCCCGCCGCCCCGGACATCCGCGTCTCGCGGGCGCCGGTGCGACCCGAGAGCCGACGGGCGGCGTCACGCAGCAGGGAACCGCCGAGCTTGCGCAGTGCGGCCGGGGACAACCTCAGGTCGCCGTCGGGGCGCCTGCTCAGGTAACCCGAGTCGCGCATCGACTGCTCGAGCCGCGCCAGCGTGCGCAGGGAGACCGCGGCCTCTCCCCCGAGGTGGCGGGCCACGGCCTCGAGGTCCAGCTCGGACAGGGGCGAACCCTCGCTGCCCCGCGCCAGCTGCTCGGCGAGACGGTCCAGGTCACCGAGCTCCGCCATCGCCGCGGCACCCTCGGAGAAACCGAGTCCCTCCTCGCCGTCGAAGTCCGCGGAGCCGTCCCAGTCCTCGCCGGGTCTGAGCGACTGCAGTAGCCCGTCGAGCCGACCCAGCTGCTCCATGAGTTCCGGTGAGCCGAACGCCTGCTGCGAGAGCGCCATCAACTCCTCCCGCTGCTCCGGCGTCATCGACCGCATCATCCGCTGCGCGGCCGCCGCGCGCCGGGCCAGCACGTCGATGAGCTCGTCGATGTCGGCCGGCTGCTCCGGGAAGGAGTCCGAGTGCTTGTCCATGAACCGCTCGAAGTCCTCGGGGGTGTCCTGCCCACGAGCGTGCTTCTCGAGCAACTCGGTGAGGTCGGCGAGCATCTCCGACACCGCCGCACGATCGGCGTCGGTCGCGTTCTCCAGGGCCTGTTTCATCCCCGCGAAGCGCGACTCGAGCGCCTCCGCTCCGAGGAGATCCTGGATCCTCCTGTAGGCCTCCCACGCATCGGAGGAGGCCCAGTCGTACTCGGCGAGCTCGCCGACCGCCGCGGCCGGGGAATCCGGGAGGTTCTCGATGGTCATCTCTCGCAGGGTGCGATCCATCGGGTCCATCTGCGTGTCCCGGGCGAGCTGCCCGCGTTCGGCCAACAGCGCCTTGTCCAACAGCTCGGACACCTCCTCCAGGGTCCCGCCCAGGTGGCCGCGCTCGAGCAGTTCACGGCGCCGACGCTGCACCCTGCCCGCGAGGTCGTCGAGACCGGCCTGGCCCCGACCGCCCCGGCGGAGGAACTCGCGCATCGACTGCTCGGGCGAGTACCCGGACATCACCCCCTCGGACACCGCCTCGAGCGCCTCGGACAGGTCGAGCGGGGGCGCGAGAGGGTCGGGGCCTCCGACGTATCGTCCGTACCGCGCGCGGGGCTCGTCTCGCGACATCGCGTCCCTCCTGCTCCGGCGGCTCCTCGGCCACCATCGTCGACCCCGGGGGGTCAACCGTAGACGGCGGCGCCGTCCCCGGTCTCCTTGGACAGGCGCCGCGAGAGGTAGAGCCCCTCCAGCGCGAACTCGATCGCCCCCGCCCTCTGCCCCACGGTCTGGGCGCCCGCGCGCTCGGCGATCCGGTCGTAGAGGTCCGGATCGGAGAGCTCGGGCAGGTCGTCGAGGAACTCCGCCGCGGTGACACTGGCGCCGGTGGTCAGGGTCACCGACCCGTCGAACGCCTCGACGAGGGGGGCCAGGTCGAGACCGCGGAACATCTCGCGCACCACGTCGACCGTGGCGCTGCGCAGGAGATAGCGGAGGATCTCCGTCTCGCGGCCCTCCTCACCCGGCTCGAACTCGATCTTCCCGCGCAGCACCTCCACGGCGGCGTCGACGTCGACCAGCCGCGCGACCGCCTCGCCCGGGTCGTCGGTCCCCCGGACGGCGGCGCGCCGCCTGGCCGCGGCCGCGACGGTCTCGGCGCCGGCGATCGCGAAGCGCGCGGACACGCCGGAGGACTGGTTGACCGACTCCGAGGTCCGCAGTTCGCGCGTGAACCGGGCGAGCAGTTCCATCACGGCGTCCGGAACCTCCGCGGTGAGCTCCGCCTCCTGGCGCACGACCTCGATCTCGTCGGACAGGTCCAGCGGGTAGTGCGTGCGGATCTCGGCGCCGAACCGATCCTTGAGCGGGGTGATGATGCGTCCGCGGTTGGTGTAGTCCTCCGGGTTCGCCGAGGCCACCACCAGGACGTCGAGGGGAAGACGCAGGACGTACCCGCGGATCTGGACGTCCCGCTCCTCCATGACGTTGAGCAGCGCCACCTGGATGCGCTCGGCCAGGTCGGGGAGTTCGTTGAGCGCCACGATCCCGCGGTTCGCGCGGGGTACCAGACCGTAGTGGATCGTCTCCGGGTCGCCGAGGCGCCGTCCCTCCGCCACCCGCATCGGGTCGACGTCGCCGATCATGTCCGCCACGGAGGTGTCCGGGGTCGAGAGCTTCTCGACGTAGCGCTCGGTCCGGTGCCGCCAGTCGATCGCCAGTGAGTCCCCCTCGCGGGCGATCCGCTCCCGCGTCGCCGAGGTGATCGGAGCGAGTGGGTCCTCCCCCAGCTCGGATCCCGCGACGACGGGCGACCACTCGTCGAGCAGGCCCACCAGGGTGCGCAGCAGGCGTGTCTTGCCCTGCCCGCGCTCGCCCAGCAGGACGATGTCGTGACCGGCGATGACCGCCCTCTCGAGTTGCGGGATGACCGTCGTGTCGAAACCGTGCATCCCCGGCCAGGGATCGCGGCCCGCGGCCAGTCCGGCGAGGAGGTTCTCGCGCATCTCCTCGCGCAGGCTGCGGCTGGTGTACCCCGCGGCGCGCAGGTCGCCGAGGGTCTGGACGTCCGGCTTGTCGCTCACGGGGCCCACGGTAGTCCTCCTCGCGGCCCCGTGCCCCGACCCGAGCCGGGCCTGGGTCGGCGGGGATGGGGTGCGACAGGGTGTCGAGGTCGGGATTCAGTCCTCGATCGGCACCCGGTGGTCGCTCGCGATCGACACCCTGTTGAACGCGTTGATCAGGACGATCGACCACTCCAGCGCCGAGAGCTGGTCGTCGTCGAAGTGCTCGGCGGCGGCGGCCGTGGCCTCCTCGCGCTCGGTCACCCCGTCCAACCGCGTGAGGGTCTCGGCCAGGCGGAGCGCGGCGCGTTCGGGGGCACCGAAATCGTCGATGTCCCGCCAGGCCGGCAACAGGTCGAGGCGATCCTGCGACACCCCCGCCTTCCGCGCGGCCGGGACGTGCGTGGCCAGACAGGCAGCGCACCCGTTGAGCTGGGAGACCCTGACGTTGACCAACTCGATCAGCGCCTCCTCCAGGCCCGCCCCGGTCGACGCCTCCCGGGAGGCGACCGCGGTGCGGACGAGCTGCTTGTAGACCTCACGCTGGGCGCGGTCCAGCTGCGGGACACCCATGATCAGGCGTCCTTCCCGGTCCGTGCCCGCGCCGCCGGGTTCGCCCTCGGCGCGAGCACGCTGCCGGGCAGCGTGGGCGCGGGGAGGCGGGTGAGCCCGTCGGGGTTGCGCCCGATATACCCGTCGACCCGCCCGAAGCGATCCGACCCGTCCTCCCACTCCTGCCGGTAGCGCACGATCTCGTCGTGGCTGCGGCCGATGAAGTTCCACCACATGACGATCTCCTCGCCGAACGGGGTGCCACCGATGAGGATCATGCGCGCCGG is a window from the Dietzia sp. JS16-p6b genome containing:
- a CDS encoding cytochrome P450, whose translation is MTTATPAPLVFSPYDYAVHEDPYPFYARLRAEAPVYHNPDLDFWALSKHADVREAFRAPDVFSNSLGVSLDPAAYGRHAYKTMSFLAMDDPRHARLRKLVSKGFTSRRVDALSEGIARISRRYWDECLAKSRDGGEFDFVQDYAGKLPMDVISDLMGVPESDRDELRRLADLVMHREEGGQDVPEDSMVAALDLITYYQGMVAERREERTEDLTSALIDAEIDGEKLDEDEILSFLFLMVVAGNETTTKLLANAMFWGHRNPDQAQLVIDAPERVSDWVEETLRYDTSSQLVLRTTMQDVTVRGVTIPADQKVLLLIGAANRDEEVFDDADTFRLGRDTSASLSFGQGPHFCLGAHLARLEGRIALDQISRSITGYEILPGAERVHSSNVRGFAHLPMRVEVRR
- a CDS encoding TetR/AcrR family transcriptional regulator; translated protein: MSSDVRFESTRRRLNGQQAETVDRLTSAAVEVLREKGPGGLAVRAVAAKAGVAPATAYTYFSSKGHLIAEVFWRRLRDHVTEGASAGTTVDRVVAVLRDVALLVADEPELSSAVTAALLGDDPEVSHLRIRIGADIRRRLTAALGDEADDEVIDALEMVYAGALVRAGMGYGSYSDMADAIESAARLILR
- a CDS encoding aldehyde dehydrogenase, whose amino-acid sequence is MSINPDGRPPVTTSTTYDAPLLIGGELRPASGGGTFDVLNPATEEVIGRAADAGPEDMAAAIEAARTAFDTTTWSTDHAFRASCLRQLRDALQAHTEELRALTIAEVGAPHMFTTGPQLEGPVADLGWLADLVEAYDWVEDLGESEVMGVRSRRTTHREAIGVVGAITPWNFPNQINLAKIGPALAAGCTVVLKPAPDTPLIAAAVARIAAEETDIPAGVLNLVSSSDHGVGAQLSTDPRVDLVSFTGSTATGKKIMMAASETLKKVFLELGGKSAAVVLDDADLNAACFMTALNACTHAGQGCALTTRLLVPREKYDEAVDAAKGAMAAFAPGDPTDPGTLCGPVISAVQRERVEGYIALAVEEGGTIEIGGGRPSGEEKSRGFWVEPTLISGLDNTARVAREEIFGPVLVVIPHDGDEDAIRIANDSPYGLSGAVWGTDPRRIEKVVAGIRTGTLGVNGGVWYGADVPFGGYKQSGIGREMGRQGFEEYLETKSVASPA
- a CDS encoding SDR family oxidoreductase, which translates into the protein MGRFDGKSVIVTGAAGGIGEEYAKALAAEGAKVVVADVSDTEGQRVAQEITAAGGEAFFQHTDVSDPDSAGACAESAVDRFGRLDMLVNNAAIFGGMKLDFLITVPWDYYEKFMSVNLNGQLIMVRACWEKMAAAGGGAIVNQSSTAAWLYSGFYGLAKVGVNGLTQQLATELGGSNIRINAIAPGPIDTEANRSTTPQSIVKDMVDKLPLKRMGQPEDLVGMLLFLLSDEASWITGQIFNVDGGQVIRS
- a CDS encoding NAD(P)-dependent oxidoreductase; the encoded protein is MSVNPADISGQGAGAAPVGPGSPEDSPAPVGFIGLGNMGAPIARRLLSWPGGLVVCDVRPEATEPFTAEGATSGATPAEVARTARLVSVTVLDDAQVRDVVDGPDGILRTAGPGTVVAVHSTISDSTAVELARACGTHGVHLVDAPVSGGAPGAEKGELAVMVGGTREVYEACKPVFALWAALPVHAGEVGAGTRMKLARNLLHFISFTAAAEASRLAEAAGLDIAKLGRVVRHTDAITGGAGAVMLRDTTAPIAPDDFWHGVFTHVRGLGEKDLSLALDLGQRLEVDLPLGTIALRDLGSGFGVGPGEIARRAAGAPGDDGGITDDDEGAR
- a CDS encoding carboxymuconolactone decarboxylase family protein, encoding MSDTAESGMSPERERGLAMMTEVYGFEMTDGPGDYFAETADHLFGRVWSRPGLSHRDRRLLLLGALTAQGNTDIADIQVGAALGNGELTPEELEEIVLFLCYYAGWPNGTKLGNVVGPHVARARKAARRAEAGNDGRD
- a CDS encoding class I SAM-dependent methyltransferase, giving the protein MTAPEIDQALLDVALAAPGFMPLDEGRTLYEIACEYLGDGVGVEIGTYCGRSTVFLGAAARVTGGSIVTVDHHRGSEEHQPGWEYHDTALVDPHTGRLETLVAFRHTIWDAGLDDVVTAAVGTSRQVARIWGTPASFVFIDGGHSSEAAQADYEGWAPWVAVGGALLIHDVFPNPEDGGRPPYEIYCRALESGQFTEVRAVDSLRVLRRDSGEVGSPMP
- a CDS encoding VWA domain-containing protein is translated as MSRDEPRARYGRYVGGPDPLAPPLDLSEALEAVSEGVMSGYSPEQSMREFLRRGGRGQAGLDDLAGRVQRRRRELLERGHLGGTLEEVSELLDKALLAERGQLARDTQMDPMDRTLREMTIENLPDSPAAAVGELAEYDWASSDAWEAYRRIQDLLGAEALESRFAGMKQALENATDADRAAVSEMLADLTELLEKHARGQDTPEDFERFMDKHSDSFPEQPADIDELIDVLARRAAAAQRMMRSMTPEQREELMALSQQAFGSPELMEQLGRLDGLLQSLRPGEDWDGSADFDGEEGLGFSEGAAAMAELGDLDRLAEQLARGSEGSPLSELDLEAVARHLGGEAAVSLRTLARLEQSMRDSGYLSRRPDGDLRLSPAALRKLGGSLLRDAARRLSGRTGARETRMSGAAGDQTGASRAWRFGDVESWDVPRTVTNALSRVVAEGGDPGQGIRLLPDDIEVRETESRTQAAVALLVDTSFSMAMEGRWVPMKRTALALHHLVSTRFRQDTLQLISFGRFARTRTVEDLLSLDAEYEMGTNLHHALLLAGRFFRRHPSMQPVLLIVTDGEPTAHLLGSGEPWFGYPPAPETIRTTVDELDRVARFGAQTTFFRLGDDPGLGRFLDALARRVGGTVVAPDVDDLGAAVVGRFLHTRRGRPGSGDAWSAGGRWAV
- a CDS encoding sigma 54-interacting transcriptional regulator, which translates into the protein MGPVSDKPDVQTLGDLRAAGYTSRSLREEMRENLLAGLAAGRDPWPGMHGFDTTVIPQLERAVIAGHDIVLLGERGQGKTRLLRTLVGLLDEWSPVVAGSELGEDPLAPITSATRERIAREGDSLAIDWRHRTERYVEKLSTPDTSVADMIGDVDPMRVAEGRRLGDPETIHYGLVPRANRGIVALNELPDLAERIQVALLNVMEERDVQIRGYVLRLPLDVLVVASANPEDYTNRGRIITPLKDRFGAEIRTHYPLDLSDEIEVVRQEAELTAEVPDAVMELLARFTRELRTSESVNQSSGVSARFAIAGAETVAAAARRRAAVRGTDDPGEAVARLVDVDAAVEVLRGKIEFEPGEEGRETEILRYLLRSATVDVVREMFRGLDLAPLVEAFDGSVTLTTGASVTAAEFLDDLPELSDPDLYDRIAERAGAQTVGQRAGAIEFALEGLYLSRRLSKETGDGAAVYG
- a CDS encoding carboxymuconolactone decarboxylase family protein, with product MGVPQLDRAQREVYKQLVRTAVASREASTGAGLEEALIELVNVRVSQLNGCAACLATHVPAARKAGVSQDRLDLLPAWRDIDDFGAPERAALRLAETLTRLDGVTEREEATAAAAEHFDDDQLSALEWSIVLINAFNRVSIASDHRVPIED